DNA sequence from the Hymenobacter psoromatis genome:
CGTTGCGGCCATCGAACCTACGCCCAGCCCAACGCCAGCTACTGTCCCTTCCCCAGAGCCGGAGCCGGCAGTTGACAGTCAATCAACTACAGGGAAAAAAGAATCTGCCCCGACCGAATCGTTTGATTACGCCGGCGTCTTCCTAAAGCCTGTTCGCTCCCGCAAAACCAAGGCTATCTACGTGGACGAGGACCTACACACGGCCTTGTCCACACTGACCCAGGCTGGTGGTATCGGCCTGGCCGACTTGCTCATCAATATTGCCAATCACCACTTCGACACGTATCGCCTGGCCATTCGCCAGTTTTTGAACGACCAAGAGAAGCTTAAGAAAAAGAAGCTACCCTACTAACCTCCCCTCTTTTAAGGACTTCATTTTCACACGCTTAAAATGAGCGTGTTAGCTACTGCTTTGTCCTTTTCCAACCATCCTTAACCAGCAACGAATATGTTTAAAGCTATCTCGTGGGGCCAGTTTACCGGTGTCTTACTCCTGGGGCTGATACTCTATTACGCTTACATAGGGCTGACCTACTACCGCGCTGAACTGCTGGGTCTGGCCAAGGGTAGGGGCAAGGCTGCGGATGATGCCCCGGCGCCAGTTCGGCCTTTGTCATCGCTCATCGGCAAAGGTCCACTTATCGCTAAACCCGCGCTTACGCCACCAGCTACCCCGCCTGAATTGCCGGCAACCAATGCGACTGTGACCAAATCATCGGAAGCAGCAGGGGAGGAGCTGGATGAGGAATTGGAAACCGACGAAGAGCAAGACGACCTTGGAGCCGATGAGGTAGACCAAGAGCTAGGTGACTTACCAGCCCTAGACCTTCCTACGGCTGATGACTCAAATAACTTTATTGATGGAAATTCAATCGAAAGTGTTTCATTTGATGCAAAAGCAATTAATTTTACTCGGCCAAACGGTACCAACTCGTTCCAGGATACCGAAATCGGAGTGGAATCCGCACCTGAGGAGTACGACCCTAGCCAAACCATAGGCATTGCCCAGCTTGGCAACTACTTCGAGCGGGCTGCTGAGGGTCAGTTCACTCAAGATGATATAGTCGAGCAAGCACCTGTTATGCAAAACACCAATCTGCTAATGGCCTTCTTCCAAGCCAGCAGTAAGAGCGCCCAGCGGACTACTGCGCACCTCTACGCTGGAATCGAAGAACCTGAACTTGACTAAACGATTTAGTAGCTTTTCACTTCATTTTTTTTCGCTCATTCCATTCCTCAACTTTTCCCCAAGCCATGTTAAGCAACCTCACCAGCCGCGCTACCAAGCGCCTGAACAAAGCCCTCAGCACCGGCCTGCTCGTGCTGGGTACCACTAGTGCCGCCCTGGCCCAGGGTGGCCTCAATGCCGGCAAGCAGGGCATCCAGGATGCTACCACTGCCATTGCCGGTTACTTCGACCCAGCTACCCTACTCATCTACGCCATCGCGGCCATCGTGGGCCTCGTAGGTGCCATTAAGGTGTTCAGCAAGTGGAACTCGGGTGACCAGGACACCCAGAAGTCAGCTATGAGCTGGTTCGGTAGCTGCATCTTCCTGGTGGTCGTGGCCACGGTGCTGCGCGCTTTCTTCTTGTAAGTCGATGGGCCACTACCCACTGAACAAGGGCATTAACAAGCCTATCGAACTCAAGGGGCTAGTGGGCTCGCGCTACATCTTCATGTTGGTTGCCGGCCTCGGCGGTGTGTTTTTGGGCTTCATCGTCCTGCGCATCGTCGGGGCCAACACGTACCTCTCGGTAGCGCTGGCCCTAGGTGGCGGCTTCGCCTGGGTAACGCGGGTATTTGCACTTAGTGCCAAATACGGCGAGCACGGCGCCATGAAGCTACGCGCCAAGGGTCGCCAGCCCCAACGAATTGTAAGTCGTAATGCTCGCCTTTTCAAAGATTTAAAGCAGTCATGAGCAATCTCCTTCTCAACTCGGCTACGCTGGAAAGCAAGCAGCCCATCTACAAGGTGGAGAGCAACTGCCTCATCAGCAAGAATGCCGACATCACGGTGGGCTACCGCTTGGAATTGCCCGAAATCTTCACGCTTTCGGCCGGCAACTACGAGTCGCTGCATTCCGCTTTCAGCAAGGGGGTCCGCATTCTGCCCAACCACACGGTGGTGCACAAGCAGGACTGGTTTGTGGAGGATAAGTACACGCCGGAGTTCGGGGAGGGCGATACCATGCTCTCGCACGCTTACAACCTCCACTTTTACGAGCGGCCGTTTCTCAACCACCACTGCTACCTCTACCTCACCAAAACGTCCTCGGCCCGCGACTCGTGGAACAGCATGAGCACCATGCTCTCCCGGTCCAGCATCGTGCCCAAGGACATGATGAAAGACGAGGTGCTGAACGAGTTCTTCACTGCCGTAGGTCAATTTGTACGGGTGCTCTCCGATGCCGGCATTACCCTTACCCAGCTGACGGATGATGAGATTTGCGGCACCGAAGCGAGGACGGGCATTCTGGAAAAGTACCTGTCGCTCGACCTGCGCGACAAGTCGCCGGCGGTTGACATCGACTTCACCAATGGCCTGAAAGTGGGCCCTAGGGCGTGCAGCTGCTTCTCGCTTGGCCGACTCGATGACCTGCCCTCCGCGCTGCAAACGGAGGGTAAGTACGGGCCCCTGAGCAAGGATAACTCGCCGTTCTACGTGGGCTTCGCGGCCCCGCTGGCCCTGCTACTGCCCGTCAATCACATCTACAACCAGTACGTGTTCGTGGATGACCACAAAAAGGCCATTAAGAAATTTGAGAAGAAGCGCGACAACATGAACTCGCTCTCGGGCACCTCCCGCGAGAATGCCATCAACAAAGAGTTCTACGACCGCTACCTGAACGAAGCCATCTCCGATGAGAAGCTAATCGTGCGGGCGCACGCCAACGTGCTGGCCTGGACCGAGAATCCTCACGAGGAAAAGGCCCTGCGCGAGGCGGTGGGCTCGGCCATCAACTCGCTCAACTGCGCAGCCCGGCAAAACACGGTTGATATCGGGGCGCTGTACTGGGCGGGCATCCCGGGCAATGCCGGCGACTTCCCCGGCGAGGAAAGCTTCTACACGTTCGAGGATGCCGCCACCTGCCTGTGGAACGTGGAAACCAACTATCGCGATTCCTCCAGCCCGTTCGGCATCAAGCTCAGCGACCGCATCAGCGGCAAGCCCGTGCACGTGGACTTGTCGGACGAGCCCATGAAGCAGGGCATTATCAAAAACCGCAACAAGTTCGTGCTGGGGCCGTCCGGCTCGGGCAAGTCGTTTTTCACCAACGGCATGGTGCGCCAGTACCATGAGCAAGGGGCGCATGTGCTGCTCGTGGATACCGGCAACAGCTATAAGGGGCTGTGCGAGCTGAAAGGCGGGGTATACTTCACCTACGAGGAAGCCAAGCCCATCAGCTTCAATCCATTCTACGTGGAGGGGCGGCCCGACGTGGAGAAGCGTAAAAGCCTGCACACCCTGATTCTGACGCTTTGGAAGCTGGCCGATGAGAAAGTCACCCAGTCGGAATCGGTATCCATCTCGAATGCCATCGCCCAGTACTACCAGCTGCTGGAAAAGGACACGAGCCTCAAGGCCAGCTTCAACACGTTCTACGAATTCCTGAGCGGTCCCTACCGTACCCACCTCGATACCGAGAAGGTACGGGAGAAGGACTTCGACATTCACAACTTCCTCTATGTGCTCGCGCCCTACTATAGGGGAGGAGAGTACGACTACCTGCTCAACTCAGAAAAGCAGCTCAACCTTACCAGGGAGTCATTCATTGTCTTTGAGTTGGATAACATCAAAGACCACCCGATTCTTTTTCCGGTGGTGACCCTCATCATCATGGACACCTTCCTACAGAAGATGCGCCAGCTCGACGGGGTGCGCAAGATGATTCTAATTGAGGAGGCGTGGAAAGCGCTGGCCACGGCCAACATGGCCGAGTACATCAAGTACCTGTTTAAAACCGTCCGCAAGTTCTTCGGGGAAGCTATCGTCGTGACTCAGGAGATTGAAGACATCATCGGCAATCCGATTGTGAAGGACACCATCATTAATAACTCGCATTGCAAAATCATGCTGGATATGAATGACTTCCTGAGCCGTTTCGATGATATTCAGCGCATGATGAGCCTCTCCGACAAGGAGAAAGACCTAGTGCTTTCCATCAACCGCAACAACCGCCCTGGCGCCAAATACAACGAGGTATTCATCACCCTGGGGGGACGGGTATCGAAGGTATATGGCGTCGAAGTGTCGAAGGAAGAATACGTGACGTACACCACCGAGCAGACCGAAAAAATGCAGCTGTTCAAGAAAGTGAACGACGGCATGGACATTTCTTCGGCAATCCAGGCCTACGCTGACGAGCTGCGCGCCGCCTAGCTTCCTTTTCCCCACCTCATTATGAAAGCATGCAACCTCTTCCTACTCGCCGGCCTGGCCACGCTGGCCACCAGCTGCGGGCAGGATGCCGCCTCGAAAAAGCTGGCTGATGATACCGAAGCCCGGGTAGTGGCCAGCATTAAGCAAGTGCTGGTGCAGGGCCCCGCCCAGGGCGACTTCACGAGCCAAGTGCACACTTGGTATCAGAGCGAAGTCCCCAACATCATCAAGCTCGACCCAAGCGCCGCGGCGGTCTACGAGAACCACGCTACTATTCTGAAGGAGGTGGCCACGAATGAGACTAAGCTGGCAAGTGACCCCATTCTGACGCCCGAGCAGGGCCAGGGGGTGCGGGCCACCTACCAAAAGCTGGTTGATAAGAGCACCACCAATGTGCAGCAACTGACCAACCTAGCCAGCAGCAAAACCACCATGAGCGAGGCCGAGCAGCGGCAGTTCGTGGCCGGCCTAGCAACTAAGGAAAACCACCAGCTCCAACTGGTACAGTACTTCAGTAAGCGCACGGCGGCCACCATCGACCAGAAGACGCGGCAGAAAAAGTCGCGGGAGTACAATCAGAAAGTGTGGGGCCACGAATAGCCCCACCCGAGTCTAACTAACCCCCTTTTAGGTGATGAAAAATACACAGTTTACGCTGTGCCTGGCCGCGCTTTGCCTGTTGGGCAAGCCCGCCGCCCACGCGCAGGCAATCGTTTCGGCCCCCGTCCTGGAAGGCACCAACTTCATCCAGACTGGCTTGCAGGCCACCTTGAAGGCTCTGAACGCCAAGGCGAATACGCTGGCCGATGATGGTGTGGTCGAGCAGGTGCTGACCAAGGGCTTTACCGAGAAGAACATGCTCTTGGCCAAGGACTGGTACGATGGGCTGCTAGCCATCAGCAACACCATCAAGAAGTACCGGCGCGTGCAGCACATTTTCGAGCGCCAGACGGCCATCATCACCATCTACTCCAACTACATCAGCCAGTTCAAGGCGGACCCGAATCTGACCCCCAGCCAGGTCGGGGGCATGGTGAAGGGCTACACGACCCTGATTCAGGAGAGCGCTACCTACCTCGATGATTTGTCGGCCATCGTCTCGCCGGCGCAGTCGAAAATGACCGATGCCGAGCGGATGGAGCTCATTGATACGCTCGACGATAAGGTGACCCACCAGTACGACCTAGTGAGCTACTTCACGCGGCGCAACATGGCCATCTCGACGCAGCAGGGCCAGGCGGCGAAGGATGCGGCGAAGTTGAAGGTCCTCTACGGCATCAAGTGATGAGAAAGTTCTTCACCGTCGCCGTGCTGGGTAGCCTGGGTCTGCTGGCCCGCCCCGCCCACGCCCAATTCGTGATATCGGCGCCCATCGCCGAGGGCCAAGCCACCAAGCAGGCCGGCCACCAGGGCATTCTAACCGTGCTCAAGGACCTGGGTAATACCATCGTCAAGAAGGGCAACGACACGCAGGCTGTCATCAAATCACTAGAAGACCAGACCGTGCAGATGCACGACGAATGGTATAGCAGCTTGCTCAAAATCAACTCGGTAGTGAGCAATTACCAGCAGGTGAAAAGCATCTGGAGCTACCAGAACCGCACGCTGAGCCTCTACACGCAGAATATCACCCAGTTGCGCAGCAACCCCTATCTGACGCCCTCCCAGATTCAGGGCATGGTGAAGGGCTACACGGTGCTATTGTCCGAAAACGTGGGGCTGCTCGATGACCTGACTACCATTCTCACGCCGTCGGCGGCGAAGATGACGGATGCCCAGCGGCTCAAGTTCATCAACAAGATTTCCGACAAGGTAACCCATCAGTATCAGCTGGTTGCCTACTTCACCAAGCGCAACCAAGCCCTGGCCACCCAGCAGACTCAAAACGCCCAGGACACGCAAACGCTCAAAAAGCTCTACGGGCTCTAATCGCTATGACGCTACTTACTCTACTCCTTCAGGTTTCCATTCCGGTCAAGTCGCTTCAGGAGTTGCTCGACAACCTCTACAACGAGATGCTGCCTCTGTGCGCCGACCTCGTGAACGTGGGCCGCGCCCTAGGTGGGCTAGGGGCGCTGATTTTCATCGCTAGCAAGGTGTGGCGCCATCAGGCGGAAGGCTCGCCTATTGAGTTCTTTCCCTTGCTGCGCCCCTTCGCCATCGGCCTGGCCATTTCCCTTTTCCCCTCCATGCTGGGCATCCTGAACGGCGTGCTAGGTGGAATTTCGAGTGCCACTTCCTCCATCGTCCTGACGCAGAACCAAGACATCATCCAGTTGCAGGCCCGCAAAACAGCCCTGCTCGCGGCCCGGCCCGAAAATGCCCCCTACGAAGATGATGAGGCATTTGACAAGGAATTGGAGAGTAAGGATGTACTCGACTTCGGCGGTAAGGCCTCACTGTACTTCGACCGCATGAGCTACAGCATGCAGAAGAGTTTTCGGGAGTGGATTCGCAATGTGCTGGAATTGGCCCACGACTCGGCCGCGCTGGTGATAAACACCATTCGCACTTTCTTCCTTATCATCCTAAGCATAATCGGCCCTATCAGCTTCGGCTTTGCCATCTGGCCTGGCTTCGAAAGCACGCTGACCAACTGGTTTTCGCGCTACATCAACGTGTTCCTCTGGTTGCCAGTGGCCAACATCTTCGGGGCCATCATCGCCAAGATTCAGGTGATGATGCTCAACCTCGATATCGCTCAGATTCAGTCCAATGGCGACCTGGAAAAGGCCGACTATGGCTACATGATTTTCCTGGTGATTGCCATTGCCGGCTACTTCACCGTGCCTTCAGTAGCGAGCTGGATAGTCTCGGCTAGCGGCCTGACTAACATCACACGCTTTGCCTCCAATGCCGGGGGCGCTGCCGGCAGCATGGCCGCTGGTGCAGCCGGGGGCGTGGCTGGCCAGGTAGCCGGCCGGGCTATGGCCGCTGGGCGGGCCGTGTTCGGCGGTGGCCAGGGCAGCCAGCCATCGGGCGGCAATCAAGGTGGCAACGGCTACCAGAATACCAATAAAGCGGCTTAACCTCTAATCCGATTCAGCATGTTTCGCTCCCTCAAAAACATCGACTCAGCCTACCAGCAGACGAAAACGCTGGCCCTGCTTTTTATGGTGCTGTGTGCCTTCGTGACGGGCTACTCGGTGTATGCCTCCCAACGCTCGATACGTGATGCTCAGGGCCACATTTACGTGCTCGCCCAGGGCAACCTTCTCGAAGCCGTTTCCCACAACGTGAAGGATAACCGCCCGGTCGAGGCGCAAGACCATGTGAAGCGCTTCCACGAATTCTTTTTTACCCTCGACCCCGACGCCAAGGCCATCGAGCACAACGTCACGCAGGCGCTGTTTCTGGCTGATGAGAGTGCCAAGCGGGAGTACGACAACTTCAAGGAAAGCGGCTACTACAACAACTTGATTCAGGCCAACATCAGCCAGCACATCACGGTGGACAGCGTTACCATCAACCCGGCGACCTACCCTTATTACGCTAAATGCTACGCTACTGAGCAGATTATTCGCTCCTCCAGCGTGACTACCCGCAACCT
Encoded proteins:
- a CDS encoding DUF3408 domain-containing protein, yielding MNFVATRNTAPPVAPAPASAAAPESTPTVVAEPTPVAAIEPTPSPTPATVPSPEPEPAVDSQSTTGKKESAPTESFDYAGVFLKPVRSRKTKAIYVDEDLHTALSTLTQAGGIGLADLLINIANHHFDTYRLAIRQFLNDQEKLKKKKLPY
- a CDS encoding DUF4134 domain-containing protein; protein product: MLSNLTSRATKRLNKALSTGLLVLGTTSAALAQGGLNAGKQGIQDATTAIAGYFDPATLLIYAIAAIVGLVGAIKVFSKWNSGDQDTQKSAMSWFGSCIFLVVVATVLRAFFL
- a CDS encoding DUF4133 domain-containing protein — encoded protein: MGHYPLNKGINKPIELKGLVGSRYIFMLVAGLGGVFLGFIVLRIVGANTYLSVALALGGGFAWVTRVFALSAKYGEHGAMKLRAKGRQPQRIVSRNARLFKDLKQS
- a CDS encoding TraG family conjugative transposon ATPase; this encodes MSNLLLNSATLESKQPIYKVESNCLISKNADITVGYRLELPEIFTLSAGNYESLHSAFSKGVRILPNHTVVHKQDWFVEDKYTPEFGEGDTMLSHAYNLHFYERPFLNHHCYLYLTKTSSARDSWNSMSTMLSRSSIVPKDMMKDEVLNEFFTAVGQFVRVLSDAGITLTQLTDDEICGTEARTGILEKYLSLDLRDKSPAVDIDFTNGLKVGPRACSCFSLGRLDDLPSALQTEGKYGPLSKDNSPFYVGFAAPLALLLPVNHIYNQYVFVDDHKKAIKKFEKKRDNMNSLSGTSRENAINKEFYDRYLNEAISDEKLIVRAHANVLAWTENPHEEKALREAVGSAINSLNCAARQNTVDIGALYWAGIPGNAGDFPGEESFYTFEDAATCLWNVETNYRDSSSPFGIKLSDRISGKPVHVDLSDEPMKQGIIKNRNKFVLGPSGSGKSFFTNGMVRQYHEQGAHVLLVDTGNSYKGLCELKGGVYFTYEEAKPISFNPFYVEGRPDVEKRKSLHTLILTLWKLADEKVTQSESVSISNAIAQYYQLLEKDTSLKASFNTFYEFLSGPYRTHLDTEKVREKDFDIHNFLYVLAPYYRGGEYDYLLNSEKQLNLTRESFIVFELDNIKDHPILFPVVTLIIMDTFLQKMRQLDGVRKMILIEEAWKALATANMAEYIKYLFKTVRKFFGEAIVVTQEIEDIIGNPIVKDTIINNSHCKIMLDMNDFLSRFDDIQRMMSLSDKEKDLVLSINRNNRPGAKYNEVFITLGGRVSKVYGVEVSKEEYVTYTTEQTEKMQLFKKVNDGMDISSAIQAYADELRAA
- the traJ gene encoding conjugative transposon protein TraJ, whose product is MTLLTLLLQVSIPVKSLQELLDNLYNEMLPLCADLVNVGRALGGLGALIFIASKVWRHQAEGSPIEFFPLLRPFAIGLAISLFPSMLGILNGVLGGISSATSSIVLTQNQDIIQLQARKTALLAARPENAPYEDDEAFDKELESKDVLDFGGKASLYFDRMSYSMQKSFREWIRNVLELAHDSAALVINTIRTFFLIILSIIGPISFGFAIWPGFESTLTNWFSRYINVFLWLPVANIFGAIIAKIQVMMLNLDIAQIQSNGDLEKADYGYMIFLVIAIAGYFTVPSVASWIVSASGLTNITRFASNAGGAAGSMAAGAAGGVAGQVAGRAMAAGRAVFGGGQGSQPSGGNQGGNGYQNTNKAA
- the traK gene encoding conjugative transposon protein TraK, coding for MFRSLKNIDSAYQQTKTLALLFMVLCAFVTGYSVYASQRSIRDAQGHIYVLAQGNLLEAVSHNVKDNRPVEAQDHVKRFHEFFFTLDPDAKAIEHNVTQALFLADESAKREYDNFKESGYYNNLIQANISQHITVDSVTINPATYPYYAKCYATEQIIRSSSVTTRNLVSECYLRDVSRSSNNPHGFLMERWHVLQNIDLSTQPR